A portion of the Esox lucius isolate fEsoLuc1 chromosome 20, fEsoLuc1.pri, whole genome shotgun sequence genome contains these proteins:
- the si:dkey-260g12.1 gene encoding uncharacterized protein si:dkey-260g12.1 isoform X2, with product MVVVQFFVAWLMLSACPSFSHPQNTQEHSSDVGRNCKLCQPGEYQKSCYECSPCEEGFYTAEMNEEPSCRPCFRDCRPELHLVVVANCTKKSDITCLCEAGFSCSEENSLTGNCEDCKKIPQQTTPLTSIVSVRIKQPITSPEFRSTSLTERCQPPHCDASAAPDRVNNTNHTSGKVQIIFSSPPAEGSSSLAGILFPLVVIVLAIIILLCILRPRDEVRFKQALKFCNKGVREGVPNIAKVPTHQTKEPQPTGRHQPINPHPTANMGPVHVYSAGTVIFSLLNQFTGHGGVSGGLEDEQKQNTRDEESGSCPTHPIPSPNIHLSQEEKNGEMDCVFFPSQEQGKESHMSKEEGLL from the exons ATGGTGGTGGTCCAGTTCTTtgtggcttggttgatgttgtCTGCATGCCCTTCGTTCTCCCACCCTCAG AATACACAGGAACATTCCAGTGATGTAGGGAGAAACTGCAAACTTTGTCAACCAG gtGAGTATCAGAAGTCATGTTATGAGTGCTCCCCCTGTGAAGAGGGTTTCTACACAGCAGAAATGAACGAAGAGCCGAGCTGCCGTCCCTGCTTCAGAGACTGCAGACCTG aACTTCACCTGGTGGTGGTTGCGAACTGCACAAAAAAATCAGACATCACGTGTCTCTGTGAGGCTGGTTTCAGCTGCAGTGAAGAAAACTCCCTGACAGGAAACTGCGAAGACTGTAAGAAGATTCCTCAGCAGACGACGCCACTGACGTCCattg TGAGCGTCAGAATAAAACAGCCCATAACATCCCCTGAATTCCGCAGCACTTCCTTGACTGAACGCTGCCAACCACCCCA CTGTGATGCTTCAGCAGCCCCAGATAGAGTCAACAACACTAACCACACCTCAG GAAAGGTACAGATCATTTTCTCCTCTCCACCGGCTGAGGGCAGTAGCTCCCTGGCAGGCATTTTATTTCCTCTGGTGGTCATTGTCCTGGCCATTATCATTCTGCTATGTATCCTTCGCCCTCGAGATGAAGTGCGTTTCAAACAAG CTCTCAAATTCTGTAACAAG GGAGTCAGAGAAGGGGTGCCTAACATTGCCAAAGTGCCAACTCACCAGACAAAAGAGCCACAACCCACTGGGAGGCATCAGCCAATCAACCCACACCCTACAGCAAATATGG GCCCGGTCCATGTCTACAGCGCTGGAACAGTTATCTTCAGTTTACTCAACCAGTTCACTGGTCACGGTGGAGTTAGTGGAGGACTAGAGGATGAGCAAAAGCAAAACACGAGGGATGAAGAAAGCGGAAGCTGTCCGACACACCCCATCCCCTCCCCTAATATCCATCTATCCCAGGAAGAGAAGAATGGCGAGATGGACTGTGTATTTTTCCCTTCACAGGAGCAAGGAAAGGAGAGTCACATGTCCAAAGAGGAGGGATTATTATGA
- the si:dkey-260g12.1 gene encoding uncharacterized protein si:dkey-260g12.1 isoform X1, which yields MVVVQFFVAWLMLSACPSFSHPQNTQEHSSDVGRNCKLCQPGEYQKSCYECSPCEEGFYTAEMNEEPSCRPCFRDCRPELHLVVVANCTKKSDITCLCEAGFSCSEENSLTGNCEDCKKIPQQTTPLTSIAVSVRIKQPITSPEFRSTSLTERCQPPHCDASAAPDRVNNTNHTSGKVQIIFSSPPAEGSSSLAGILFPLVVIVLAIIILLCILRPRDEVRFKQALKFCNKGVREGVPNIAKVPTHQTKEPQPTGRHQPINPHPTANMGPVHVYSAGTVIFSLLNQFTGHGGVSGGLEDEQKQNTRDEESGSCPTHPIPSPNIHLSQEEKNGEMDCVFFPSQEQGKESHMSKEEGLL from the exons ATGGTGGTGGTCCAGTTCTTtgtggcttggttgatgttgtCTGCATGCCCTTCGTTCTCCCACCCTCAG AATACACAGGAACATTCCAGTGATGTAGGGAGAAACTGCAAACTTTGTCAACCAG gtGAGTATCAGAAGTCATGTTATGAGTGCTCCCCCTGTGAAGAGGGTTTCTACACAGCAGAAATGAACGAAGAGCCGAGCTGCCGTCCCTGCTTCAGAGACTGCAGACCTG aACTTCACCTGGTGGTGGTTGCGAACTGCACAAAAAAATCAGACATCACGTGTCTCTGTGAGGCTGGTTTCAGCTGCAGTGAAGAAAACTCCCTGACAGGAAACTGCGAAGACTGTAAGAAGATTCCTCAGCAGACGACGCCACTGACGTCCattg CAGTGAGCGTCAGAATAAAACAGCCCATAACATCCCCTGAATTCCGCAGCACTTCCTTGACTGAACGCTGCCAACCACCCCA CTGTGATGCTTCAGCAGCCCCAGATAGAGTCAACAACACTAACCACACCTCAG GAAAGGTACAGATCATTTTCTCCTCTCCACCGGCTGAGGGCAGTAGCTCCCTGGCAGGCATTTTATTTCCTCTGGTGGTCATTGTCCTGGCCATTATCATTCTGCTATGTATCCTTCGCCCTCGAGATGAAGTGCGTTTCAAACAAG CTCTCAAATTCTGTAACAAG GGAGTCAGAGAAGGGGTGCCTAACATTGCCAAAGTGCCAACTCACCAGACAAAAGAGCCACAACCCACTGGGAGGCATCAGCCAATCAACCCACACCCTACAGCAAATATGG GCCCGGTCCATGTCTACAGCGCTGGAACAGTTATCTTCAGTTTACTCAACCAGTTCACTGGTCACGGTGGAGTTAGTGGAGGACTAGAGGATGAGCAAAAGCAAAACACGAGGGATGAAGAAAGCGGAAGCTGTCCGACACACCCCATCCCCTCCCCTAATATCCATCTATCCCAGGAAGAGAAGAATGGCGAGATGGACTGTGTATTTTTCCCTTCACAGGAGCAAGGAAAGGAGAGTCACATGTCCAAAGAGGAGGGATTATTATGA